CCTCAGGGAACTGTTACCTACATAAGCATTTAGATTATGTATTGCATTCTATATGACACTGCATCACATaattctgatgtatttatatttactggTACTGCAGGTTACATTATGTTTAATAACCCCTTTTTTCTATATGAATATGTCTACTTATTATATTCTCATTCTATTGCTATGTTACTGGTGCAGCAGTCTTGCAGATTTCTTCTCCTTTGAATGATTTCTGATGTGTCTTTATGTTGCTTTGCCTGTTTTACAGGAAAGTACAGGACTCAGCTGTGGGACAAGCAGACTAATTCCTTCCTCCCAGCCACGCCTGGCCTCGGGATGCATGTTGAAATCAAGGATCCAGAGACAaaggtaaggacagaggagctGGTGTTCTAAAACATACCCCAAAACATATCGATAGCATctaaagatttttctttttcaactcTTCAGATTATCCTCTCTCGTCAATATGGGTCTGACGGACGGTTCACTTTCACCTCCCACACTCCTGGAGAACATCAGATCTGTTTGCACTCCAACTCCACCAAGATTGCTCTGTTTGCAGGAGGAAAACTGGTATGAACGTAGTCACTGCTTTGGTGTGATAGTAAGATAAGAGGTAGCATTTTGTCTTTATCAACAGTGCAGATCCAAACTCTTTGTATGAAACACTGTTTCTGTTAATGCTCACAGAATACACGCGTGTTGATTTCCAATCATGTGTTTCTCAATGTTGCAGAGAGTGCATCTGGATATTCAGGTCGGAGAACACACCAACAACTACCCTGAAATTGCAGCTAAGGACAAACTCACGGAGCTGCAGCTGCGAGTCCGACAGCTGCTGGATCAAGTGGAGCAGATCCAGAAGGAGCAGGACTACCAGAGGGTCagtaaaaaaatgcatcaaGGCTGGGTTGAACCAACAAGGGTTAATTAAATCTAGGATTAGTTCTAATCAGAGTTTAGAAAAACTAGCTTTAAAACGAGTGAATCCAGATTGAAAATTCTGTTGCACCATTAAAAACTATTCTTTGGTTAATTAGTTCAAgtttaaacaaaatcaaatagaGTGGAATCAATACAATGCTTGCTTACctacatttaaatacataaataaataaatgtttgtgctGTCATGACCTAGTAAGTAGACTATAACAGAGGGGGCTGCTCTGTAGTCCTTAACAAAACGTCACATtgtttgctagctagctagctcaaAGTCAGTTAGTAAGCCTAACACTACTCCTGAAGACTCAGCAGAAAAACTCAAAATTCTCCTCCTTTGAGAAAAACCTGTTGGCTGAATTAATAGAGCAATATTGCCAACAAATAGAAGATAAAGACAGTCAACAGCACACTGAGGAGAACACTTTCTTCACTGTGAAAAAATAAGAGACTGCCTGTTGGTCTACTCTTCCTGTTCAGCTCCAGAAAAGTTTCCTTGCTGAACTGATCCCTTAAATtctgcagcagcatcaacatTAAAACTGGACCACAGTTTAAAGTTCTGGTGCATAAGAATTGATTCTAATCTAGACGTTAAAGTGAATCTTTCCTCGTTTTAAGATAGTTTTAAAGTTTGGTGCAGCATGATTTAAAGTGAAACCATCATTTTATtgggtttaaaaatgaatctgtGTTGATGCATCCAGCCTAACTAAAGTGTGAGATGACAGGTTTACTGCATGGCTGATTGGGTACAGTTGCTGTTTGTGACCTCTCTTGTGTCTTCACTGGTGTCTTCTGCAGTATCGGGAGGAGCGGTTTCGCATGACAAGCGAGAGCACCAACCAGCGTGTTCTCTGGTGGTCCATCGCTCAGACACTCATCCTCATCGTCACCGGCATTTGGCAGATGAAGCACCTCAAGAGCTTCTTTGAGGCCAAAAAACTGGTGTAATGTCTGTCTGAGCCCCGGCAGCATTAGGAAACCAGATAAACACGAGTAGACGGACAGTCTGGAATGGAGCGACGCCTCACAGTGCAAGAAACACCCAGGATGAGATGCACTCCTGATATCAGCCACTAAATGGTACGAGGAAATCCACAAAAGGCACTTATCAATCctgagtaaaacaaaaaaaagttaagctATTGTTATCATACAACACAGTAGCACAACATTCcaattgcctttttttcattgtgtttgttgcGTTCTCCTGACAACACTGGACATGtcttgttttctgtcctctggtCAAGAAGAAGCAGAGACATTAGTGAGCTGGGATTGTTTTTAAGGTCAGAAAGGAGTGAATGACTGCTGTAATAGATATGTAGGAAGGAGATTGTTAAAGCTGTTACACGTTAGGACCCAGTGCTTTATTGATACATGCCTTTTAAGTAGGCCAATTTTATTCACTGTTATGTTGCACGGAGTTTTAGTACCaggccttttttattttttgttgatatattttattttccctatttataatacaacaaaaacaatgtacagAAACACTTCaagggcagacacacacacacacacacacacacacacacacacacacacacacacacacacacacacacacacacacacacacacacacacacacacacacacacacacacactcaacaacaGGTGAGGTGACCAGCTTCTCTAAACCACTTGAGAGCATATttacaaagagaaataaataaaaaacatataattgcCGTCATGGGCTTTTATTCCAAGCTGACATGATCAGACTCAAAGAGCCTATGTGGCAACCAGGGGCGGAGCCAGACGCTGTAAGCAGCCCACACCCAGGGGTGTGTTGGTGCTTCTGCCTAtggcaagattttttttttccccttcacgGCAGCTATATGCACTTTTTTTCAAGAATTTTCCGATAATTGAATGCCTAAATCATTTGGGGAAAAACACCATCCTGTAGAGCCTacatcctatatatatatattattttttaatagaatttcTTCTACTGTCTTCGTCATCCTGAAACCATAAAATATCAACTGTTGAGGATGATTCATGTTCACTCCTGCCACCTAAAAAGAGGCAAAATTGTCTGATTTTACATCACATGTAAAGTATAGCAGGAAAGTGTCAACATCACCTTGATTAGACTCCTCACCTTCCTTTTCATACGTATGTTTCACTAAGAGAAAGGCTGATCCAATCTATTTCCAGGTTTTCTAACTCTACCCTGTCGGCTCTCAGCAGTGTTCATCAAGTGGTCTCACACATGCAAATATTCTACCTTGCATCCTTACATGTCAATTAGATAACACTTTACTTTGAAGCTCGTATTTAGCATGCATAATATAAACCCTTAATTAACGGTTTATTACACACAGTAATACAGTTGTAAGCAAcattgaggacatttttaagtGTTCATTAATGTATTTGTGAACAATTATAGCCTCCCATGACGCATTTGTAGCTGATGAATTACTCATTAATAACAGTGTAACAAAAGTGTAATCTAACACACTAGGGTCCTCGGTGTGttataaaacatgtattaaCTGTTTATACACAAGAACGTTTCATTCACAGactgtgtaaaaatgtgttcaaatctCATTAAGACTTAAAGGTTCATTCTTCATTTCAGACCGAGC
The sequence above is a segment of the Anoplopoma fimbria isolate UVic2021 breed Golden Eagle Sablefish chromosome 12, Afim_UVic_2022, whole genome shotgun sequence genome. Coding sequences within it:
- the tmed4 gene encoding transmembrane emp24 domain-containing protein 4; the protein is MMLSSSAAGVVLVLAWIYPSHALYFHIGETEKKCFIEEIPDETMVIGKYRTQLWDKQTNSFLPATPGLGMHVEIKDPETKIILSRQYGSDGRFTFTSHTPGEHQICLHSNSTKIALFAGGKLRVHLDIQVGEHTNNYPEIAAKDKLTELQLRVRQLLDQVEQIQKEQDYQRYREERFRMTSESTNQRVLWWSIAQTLILIVTGIWQMKHLKSFFEAKKLV